A stretch of Halomonas elongata DSM 2581 DNA encodes these proteins:
- a CDS encoding CHAD domain-containing protein gives MAKPLQQRRLGRVVGEVGLDLLEDARRARPRIMDPADAEGLHDFRVALRRLRAWLQAYRGQPGIDFPKPLRSDLRDLARATNRARDGEVMLAWLVQALPGLPAAERGAGEWWRQRLEHEVAEAYTAADQAIETHFSELEARLRTRLGNLRTRKKARAPNFGEASAQALSRLSECLVAEVEAVGSVDEAESLHRPRITGKRIRYLLRPWCDTSPDCRRAEKAMKDFQDAFGVLHDDLVREAAIRAMALEQATGELEERLADAARGEKPRASAPRHLRGFMGLLGENRQRLLTHYEVATGTGVAGGIAELSAHLEAACAVMRDSP, from the coding sequence ATGGCAAAGCCTTTGCAACAACGACGTCTGGGGCGCGTGGTCGGCGAGGTCGGCCTGGACCTGTTGGAGGACGCGCGCCGTGCCAGGCCGCGCATCATGGACCCGGCGGATGCCGAAGGACTGCATGATTTCCGGGTGGCGCTGCGTCGCCTGCGAGCCTGGTTGCAGGCCTATCGGGGTCAGCCCGGCATCGATTTCCCCAAGCCCTTGAGGAGCGACCTGCGCGACCTGGCGCGGGCAACCAACCGGGCACGGGATGGCGAGGTAATGCTCGCCTGGCTGGTTCAGGCACTGCCCGGCCTGCCTGCCGCCGAGCGCGGTGCGGGCGAGTGGTGGCGGCAGCGGCTCGAACATGAGGTCGCGGAGGCCTATACGGCGGCTGACCAGGCGATCGAGACGCATTTTTCCGAGCTGGAGGCTCGCCTGAGGACGCGGCTTGGCAACCTGCGTACCCGCAAGAAGGCGCGAGCGCCGAATTTCGGTGAAGCGAGTGCGCAGGCATTGTCGAGGCTGAGCGAGTGTCTGGTGGCGGAAGTCGAGGCGGTGGGGAGCGTGGATGAAGCCGAGTCCCTGCACCGGCCGCGCATCACCGGCAAGCGGATTCGCTATCTATTGCGCCCCTGGTGCGATACGTCGCCGGACTGCCGGCGTGCGGAAAAGGCCATGAAGGATTTCCAGGATGCCTTCGGGGTACTGCACGACGACCTGGTGCGGGAAGCGGCGATTCGCGCCATGGCGCTCGAGCAGGCGACCGGGGAACTCGAGGAGAGGCTTGCCGATGCCGCCCGCGGGGAGAAGCCACGGGCCTCGGCACCGCGGCACCTGCGCGGTTTCATGGGCTTGCTTGGCGAGAACCGGCAACGCCTGCTGACGCATTACGAAGTGGCCACGGGCACCGGGGTGGCAGGTGGCATCGCGGAGCTGTCGGCGCATCTGGAGGCGGCCTGCGCGGTCATGCGCGATTCACCCTAG
- a CDS encoding ParA family protein — translation MRMLALYSIKGGVGKTASAVNLAAQAARAGYRVLLWDLDPQAATSFYLRTKPKVRGGVEKLVKGKASFDKVIRATQMENIDLLPAALASREMDRLLAKRGNSHLRQILKPVRDDYDLVILDCPPSLSHLSENIFSSVDALLVPVVPTTLSLRTLEQLRDFLDDRDQDCTFWPFITLADRRRKLHCEVIDTMQAQWPLMLSTVIPSASVVERMGLERAPVHAFAPRSVAARNYQALWHELDQRLG, via the coding sequence ATGCGCATGCTGGCGCTCTACAGCATCAAGGGAGGCGTCGGCAAGACTGCCTCGGCCGTGAACCTGGCGGCCCAGGCCGCCCGAGCCGGCTACCGCGTGCTGCTCTGGGACCTCGATCCCCAGGCCGCCACCAGCTTCTACCTGCGCACCAAGCCCAAGGTTCGCGGCGGTGTCGAGAAGCTGGTCAAGGGCAAGGCGTCGTTCGACAAGGTGATCCGTGCCACCCAGATGGAAAACATCGACCTGCTGCCGGCAGCCCTGGCCTCGCGGGAAATGGACCGTCTGCTGGCCAAGCGCGGCAACAGCCACCTGCGCCAGATCCTCAAGCCGGTACGCGACGACTACGACCTGGTGATCCTCGACTGCCCGCCGAGCCTCTCGCATCTCTCGGAGAACATCTTCTCGAGCGTCGACGCCCTGCTGGTGCCGGTGGTGCCGACCACCCTCTCGCTGCGCACCCTGGAACAGCTGCGTGACTTTCTCGACGACCGGGATCAGGACTGCACCTTCTGGCCCTTCATCACCCTGGCCGATCGACGACGCAAGCTTCACTGCGAAGTGATCGACACCATGCAGGCACAATGGCCGCTGATGCTCTCTACGGTGATTCCTTCGGCCAGCGTGGTCGAACGCATGGGCCTCGAGCGCGCGCCGGTTCACGCCTTCGCGCCGCGCAGCGTTGCCGCCCGGAACTACCAGGCCCTGTGGCATGAATTGGATCAGCGCCTAGGGTGA
- a CDS encoding YqjK-like family protein: MTRNNEPTRRERKTSLESTIEQQRVDILLAAERWQDASAPLEHGWRLIRHYRTPALTLGGFMLWPLLRRPGKALKFGRHLVFGALALKRARKLLPGRR, encoded by the coding sequence GTGACGCGCAACAATGAGCCGACTCGCCGTGAGCGCAAGACATCGCTCGAGTCCACCATCGAACAGCAGCGCGTGGACATCCTGCTGGCGGCGGAACGCTGGCAGGACGCCAGCGCGCCGCTGGAACACGGTTGGCGGCTGATACGACACTATCGCACACCAGCGCTGACACTGGGAGGCTTCATGTTGTGGCCGTTGCTGCGACGCCCCGGCAAGGCGCTGAAATTCGGGCGGCACCTGGTGTTCGGCGCGCTGGCCCTGAAACGCGCCAGGAAACTGCTGCCCGGTCGCCGCTGA